The proteins below come from a single Asterias rubens chromosome 9, eAstRub1.3, whole genome shotgun sequence genomic window:
- the LOC117294499 gene encoding histamine N-methyltransferase-like, whose translation MASGKLIGDFDRYHRSFKAYARNSNRLQVTTNFIHTQLRQVMASIKVNSGDVTRVLSIGPGDGEVEDEILKVIRDRNEFVHPVTVTIVEPSVYMIKEYQNRVDTQGTQLHSISYDWRTETLKAYLENGVNDGEKFHFISAVHSVYYFQDLPGTLRDLYNRLEPGGMMLILAVTGTVGAAFAERYHQPDITSQEVKTACVIENIPIAHESVIEERTDITDCFDPPEDMTEDGRLLLDFFYTNVANLTETASPETQADILQFLKSDRFSDKIDGKILLKGDWEHFIIVR comes from the exons ATGGCATCGGGCAAATTAATCGGAGATTTCGATCGGTATCACCGTTCCTTCAAAGCGTACGCTCGTAACAGTAACAGACTTCAAGTTACGACCAACTTTATACACACCCAGCTACGCCAGGTCATGGCCTCAATCAAGGTCAACTCTGGTGACGTCACGCGGGTACTTAGCATCGGACCTGGCGACG GTGAAGTTGAAGATGAAATCTTAAAGGTCATACGAGACAGGAACGAGTTCGTGCATCCCGTCACAGTCACGATCGTAGAGCCATCTGTTTACATGATTAAAGAATACCAGAATCGTGTCGACACCCAGGGAACTCAGCTACATAGCATCAGTTACGATTGGCGGACAGAGACGCTGAAGGCCTACCTGGAGAACGGCGTAAACGACGGCGAGAAGTTCCACTTCATCAGCGCCGTGCATTCCGTGTATTACTTTCAAGATCTCCCGGGCACACTCAGAGATCTGTACAATCGACTGGAACCCGGTGGCATGATGCTGATACTGGCTGTTACGG GAACAGTTGGTGCAGCTTTTGCAGAGAGATACCATCAACCCGATATAACTTCTCAAGAAGTCAAGACTGCATGTGTAATTGAAAACATCCCCATAGCACATGAATCTGTCATCGAAGAGCGTACAGACATCACTGACTGCTTCGATCCTCCCGAAGATATGACTGAAGACGGACGTCTTCTCCTAGACTTTTTCTACACAAACGTGGCTAATTTGACTGAAACAGCCTCCCCTGAAACCCAAGCAGACATCTTGCAATTCTTGAAAAGTGATCGCTTCTCTGACAAGATAGATGGCAAGATATTACTCAAAGGAGATTGGGAGCATTTTATAATCGTACGCTAA